The segment cacctcccctcccctttgCCACATCCATGCAGGGACAAGCAGCATCTGtccaggctgtgtgtgtgtgactggtGACAGGGACATGTAAGTGGCAGCAGAGCAAAGTCTAGCCCTTGTGGCACTCCCAGGGCTAAGCCAGAGCAAGACATGCACTGCAAACAAGAAACCTTTGATGTCTggaaggaggcagggaggaggcagctctTGGGCAGGGGAGTTCCATTCCAGGGTGTCACACCACATGGGAACATGGAGCTGGCATTGGaggctcctctcctccctcctggtGAGCAGGACTCACCTGCTTTCTGACTCCTCCACCGTTCCTAGCATTTtggctctgattttttttctctgtcttttgaCAGTCGACTTCATCGCATCCAAGAAGAAGCTGGGAAATCTCTCCTCattcagcagctccctggcataaaaaaaatcagccagcTGGTAAACCAAGAGCCTGGTAAAGAAATTTGCCTTGAGTGGGAGCAGCCTCAGATGGGCCATGAGTGACTGCAGGGACCCAGCTGGCTGCCCCATGCCACTGTGGCAGGACTCACCGCTGGTAATAGGCCAGCTCCTCCTGTACCAAGAACAGGTTGGTCTTGAGCTCATTCCGCTCCTGTAGgatctgctgcagctcctccttggAGAAGCAGCAGTCAGCAGGACTCCTGCCCACGTCCATCTCCTGGTGCTGTGGCTCCTCCATAGGTTCTGGAGCTCCTTCCTGGGGGATGGAGAGTCAGCAGGCAAGCAGAGACCCCAGGGTCCCCACACAAAGGCAGAGATGGAAAAGTCCCAGGAATGAATCTGCTAGTTTGGAACTGCTGCAGGTggctgcccaggcagcagcagccacccatCACCACAGTGGCAAACCTTCCTCATCCTCTGATGTCCTGAGCACACCAGGAGGCCTTGCAGGAATGGGAAGGTCAGATCACTGTTAAGCGATGCCCTGTGGCAGAAGAGCTATGGGCTCAGACTCACCAGGCTGGGCTTCAGTTTCTGGGCCTCAGAGGTGGtcctgcttctcctgctctCTTCCCTCTGGCTTTGCAGCAGTGCAGCCTCCAGGTCTGATTTCTTCTCCAGGGCGCTCTTGAGCTGAGCCTGCACCACAGCCACCTTGTGACGCAGCTCCTCGTTCATGGCCATGAAGCGGTGCAGttgctcctgcagctggaggaCAGAGGGCAGCAGAGTGAGGCCTGGCATCAGCTCCGAGACCCCACCCAGGGGCATCAGTGCCATGGGAAAAACATCTGCCCCATCAGGCTCCCCAGCCACCATGACAGCCCCAGGGCCAGGCGACATGAAAGCAGCTCCTCAGGCCCTTCACACACCACACCCCTGAGCTCCCACATCCTCACCGCCTCCGTGTCTCGGCTCTTGCAGACAATCTCATGGGCTTGGGCACGAAGTTCATCTCTCTGCTTGTCAACCACCTCCTTCAGCCGCAGCATTACCTCCCGCTCCTTTCGCACCATGCTATCTGAGCCCAGACATAATGGGGACAGGGGTGAGTGGCCCCGGGGTCCAAGAACTCCTATAACATTATGGAGTTCCTCGATGCTTCAGCAAAGCATCATTCTACCATCTTCCCTGGTAGATAGCACACTCTTCCTGGTAGGAAGAGTGGGAAGAGGGGACTTGAAAGCTGTAGGCTGTGACTGATGCATCCAGGTGCTGGAAATGACAGCTCACACTCTATGTctgcccccagcaccctcctgggGGGTTGGGGGTGCTCGGGGAGTTTGGGGTCTCTGTGGCTTGCAGAACAAGATAATGCTCACACTCCCTAGTAAGACAGgtctccagggctgcagagcatGGAGAACAGGTTCAGAAACACACCCAGCCTGCCAACCTCTATGGGAACACCTCATGATGGCAGGGGGCCCCAAACCTGCCATGACACCCACCTTCCTGGGACTGGCTCTCAGCAAGCTGGCTCAGTAGCTGCCGGTTCTGCTCCTCCAGGCGGGTCAGGCGGGTGTGCAGAGCTCGCTCCCAGCGCTCGGCttcccacagcctctgctccgGGTCCTGGGGGAAAGAGACAAACGAGTCAGGGGACAGCTGGGCCACAGCTGtcccaggggatggggacaggcaggTCATAGCCACCCCAGGAAGAACAGGGACAGCCGGGTCACTGCTGTCCCCACGGGGACTCCTGTGAGGACAAGTGCAGCTCAGTGCCCCCCAAAGAGATCCCCGAAGGCGGCTCGGCCGAGCGCCCCACCCCGCTCACCTCCGCGTCCTGCCGCCCGGCCGCCGGTGCCACCGCCTCCCCCTCAGTCCCCGCCGGTGCCACCAGcgcctccagcagctccagcagccgcACGACGGGTGGCACCAGACCGGCCACGGCCTCAGGCCCGAAGCGGCCGGAGAGACGGCGCAGCTCGGCCCCCAGCGCCCCGGCCATGCGGTAAATGTGTGTGGGGGCCAGGCGGCCCGGGGGGGTCCGCCAGAGCGGCTCCGCTCCCCGCCGCAGCGGCTCCGCCATTGCCAGCCGCCGGCCCCTCACTCGCTCCGCCCGGTCCCGGTTCCGTCCCGCCCCGTCCGGTCCCGCCCCGAGGCGGGATCTCACCGGCAGCGCTCCCGGTTCGTAAAAAATTTTATTGAGCAACTGGAAAGTTGAACAACAACCCGAGATAGGGGGGTGGGGTACGCGGGGAGCAGGAACAGCGGgacacacaaacaaacacacgCTGTTGAATATCAACAGTACTAAGGAAGGGGGTGAGAGGTTGGAATCGGGGGGGAGAAGGGCTGGAGACAGGATctggggctggaggcaggggAGAGGGGCAAGTCTAGGCGTAGAGGTCCTCCCGGTCGGCAGAGTAGACCTCTCCCTCCTGGAGCAAGGCGAAGTTGAGGAAGTGCGAAGGGCGATGGACCTCGTGGTAAAACTCCTTGGGGTTGGCGAGCTGCAGTTCATACTTCATGTTGGGGTCATGGCGAACACCTGGAAGAGAGAGCCTGTCACGCACCTGAAAGCTCCTCCTTCCAGTGCTGCTCATCAGGGGCCTAAAACCAAGCCCTCCACCCTCACAAGATGGTTTTTAAGCAGACCATGCCAGAAGAGAAAGTTTTACATCCACAAAACCATCCCCCTTTGCATTTCTCTCGAGATTCACAGAGTAATGCCCCCACACTCCTCCTGTGCTAAGCTCAGTGTTTTGTCTCTTCATGTCCTGACCCCTTCCTGCAGCTGGCTGTGGTTGACCATACCAGGACCTCCTGTTACTGCCCAgcttttctcttgcattttccaTTGTATTCTGTTCTGCCTGACAGGGATTAATTATTCAGTGGCACTAGACCAGACACTGCCATCCAGAAAGACAAGATGTTTGTTCCTCCCCTCTGTCAGACTTTGCTCTCCTGCCACTGAAAGATCAGTGAGAACAACACCCCAGGGCTGGTGCCATGGAAAGGTCAGAGTATAACACTCGAAGGAAGATGGAGCTCCAGAAAGTGTAAATAATGCTTCCCTGAGgagctttcctttctccctAAGCTCTTCCCCTTGCCTCTCCTCCTCGCCCTTTCCCAGGGCAGCTTACCCATGAAGTTGTAGTTCCAGGACCCTTGTGCTGGGACCATGAAGAAGCCGAGGAAACGATCTGACAGGAGCATCTGCACCCTCTCATAATGGGATGGCAGGTAGCCCTTGGGGTTGTTCCCTTTGTCCGTGTTCTGCCTGCCCCACTCGTAGCCACTGGGGGTCAGTTTGTAGGCTGTCAGCGTGCAGGAGCCCGGTGTGAAACTGGAAGAGAGCAGACAGGGCAGGTCAGACTCATCTGGGGTGGAGAAGGGAAACCAAAAAGGAGCCAACACTGCCCTTCTGTCATATTTTTAGTCAAGAGACCTCAATGTTTTCCCAGGAGCTGCACCCAGGCAGAAGTCTCACTGCCTCTCACCTGCAGGTGATGATGATGGTCTTTTCCCCATCCCAGGAGGGGTTGTCAGCCATGACTTTGGCATGAGTGGTGACATCCTGGGGCGAGAGCTGAGGGGACTCATTTGGTTGGGTGTGAATCCAACCCAGGGGTTCCATTTCCTGACAACAAGAgtgacattttagaaaaaaatgaaagacctttaaaaaaagaccaCTTCAAGTGTTGCACAAGCTGCACACCAAAGGCTTCTCTTTCACTGGATCCTAGATCCAGGCTGGCTTCAGACCAAAAGCAGCTGCTCCACTACCTCATGTCCCTGGTACTAGAGAGTTACCTTCCACGCACACCAGGAGCAGAAGCTCAACTCACCTTGAGATATTCATGCTGTGGCAGCTGCCCTGGAAGATGGACAGTCTGGTGTGTTCCCCACTGGGGCACCATTACAATGCACCGGATCTCCTTCACCTGGGGGTTATCAGGAGGGCTCACTCCATACAGGTAGCCTGCAATCTAGGAAGAAAAACACCCACCTTAAGGACTCAGAAGGCATCCTGGTAACCACTTAAGAGTGGGTGGGCCTTGCCTTTCTGATGACAAGTATCTCTCAGCTGGCAGGCTCTCACTAGAGGACATCCTAGTTTTGACCAGGGGTGAGGTCTCCTCCAAGTGTGGCCACAAGGAGCCATCAGGACCCAGCCCTTCATCACAAGGCCCTGACTGCCCAGGCCTGGTGTTTGTCCCAGCAGCATGGGCTACAATAGTAACACACTCACCTGAGCCCGAAGATCTGAGATGCAGATGAATTTCTTCAACACGTTCTTGGGAAGAATGTAGGTATAACCAGTTTCCTTTATATCATCTGATGAAACATAGATGTGGTTCGTTCGCAGGTGGAGGTTGGCAGCAGAAATTGCTCTGTGAAGGAGATGATTATTAGTGGATGCACAGATCCTCTCCTGAGGACTCTGAcctcttccttgcacccacagCTCAGCCTGCCTCCCTACCTGACTCGCCACTCAGTCTTGGAGGAGAAGGTCTGAGTTTCATAGTTGCTGGTTGTAGAGGTGATGATTTCATCCCCGTGCTTGTTAACCGTGCGGGTCTGCGTGGCTGTCAGCTGAGACTGCTCCTTGGTTTGCTTCTCAATTTCTGCAATCTGCTGTCgctgctgggagggggcagAGATCTCCATGCCCAGGATAATGTCACGGATCTCTGACTGTGTCAGGGATGCAACGTTCACACTGAAAGAGGAAAGCCACCCAAATCAGGCATTTCAAAGTACACTCTGGACTCTCCCCACCAAGAAGATGGGGCAGAAGCTCAGAACATAACACCTGGGGcactaattaaaataaaaccacaactTTTTAGACAAGAGGAGGGACCAAATCACATGATAAAAAGCTCTGGCACATACATTTTTATCTGCCTCGCTAGAAAGCAATTAATAATAACCAGTTTTCCTACAAAACTGACAATTCATTGCCAAAGACCCTTAAAAGTCTTCTACTCCCACAAGGAGCACACTGGCCACACAGTCTTTAGAGTAGGAGGGAAAGGCTGACAGGATTACTGCAGCTGCACAGTGGCTTACTTGTTCTTCTTGCCATAGTCAGCAAGGATGAGATCCTTCAGCTGCACCTCTACCTTGATCCACTCCTCATCTGTCAGGGTTGGCCAGATGTGGTGAGGCTCTGTTATGGTTGTCTTGTCTGGTTTCAGAATAACTTTGGCTCGATCGTTGTTCACGTGTAGTGCCCGGAGAATCAGAATCAGACGAGAGAATGCcttggaggaggaaaaacagaaaaaaacaatgcagcaagtcagagagaaggaaatcaaATATAAAAGGCCCTAGGACAGCAGACCTCTGTTTGGGTACACTGACATTGCATTGGAGGTGACCATATAATCAATCTGAAGGAAAATGCAGGCAGACTCAGAGCCAAATGCTCCAGAGAGCAACAAATCATGAGGGATTCCTGCAGCCTTGGCTCCTGCTTTGTTCATCAGTAGCAGAGCAGAATGCAGACCAGGCATTGTCTGCAATGTGCTCACCGTGTAGGAAGAGATGGTTTTCAGCCAGTCATCATAGAGATTGAAGAGAACCATCTGAGGTTCAGTGGCCTTCAGGATGAGGTCGCCAAACTTCTCCACTTTCAGACAGGCCTGGaagggcagctgcagctctgagccTTTGATCACAATATTGGGGAAATCCAGCAAGTGCACCTGGAGTTTATCAAGAAGAGGAATTAGCTCACATACTCTAGAACATGGGTCCAGATAAACTGTTCACAGGAACACAGGACTGTTCTGCAGTCTCCCAAAGATTTTATACTATGCCCTCAGGGCAATGTCTGCATCCTTACCTCAAGTGGGTCCAACATGCCCTTCCGTGTCACTATGATCTGCTTAGGCTGCTCCTCCACAGGTAGTGACCGAATCAAGGCAGCCACTTCTTCAGCAGTCTTCCACTTGGCCAGCTATAGAAAGACAACAAACAGGGTTCAAGAAATGCCTCCAGGCTCACAGCAGAGTCTCCACATCTTCGGGAATTACACAGACTCCACCTAAATTCTAAAAATACCACTGGAATTTATGGCTTGTTCCAGATCAGTGACAAGGCCCAGCATTTCCTTCTTACTGTTCATGGAGGGATGTTCCCATTCCTGGAGTTCAGTTACTCCTGACTGTCTCAGAAAAAACATCTGGCTACATCACCTCCCTGGCTTTTCCACCTGAGAGTCTTCTCACTGCACTGGATGTACAGCCAAGTGCAGTGGGATTTGCTGTAATAGCAAACACAGCTCTGATTCTCAAGCCCTGCTTAAAGACTTATGCTCTTTACACCTCAGAGCCTCAAAAATCTTCCAACATCAATGCCTGccctcttctgcttttataaCCCAGGCTAACACTTGCCTGAGCACAGGTTACACACTGGGAACTGGAGCTCTAAAATTgttgagaagaagaaagttgaAAAAACTCCTATTTTCTGCTCCAGTGTGTTCCAATCAGTCAGAACCCACTCCCAGCTCATAGCCAGGCCCTACCTGTCCTAGACGCTTCTGCCCTGCCCACACAGAGGTATGGATAATCTTCAGGAAGAGCTGCCCAGTCCTGGGATTGAAGATGAAAATGGCTCCATTGATGGGTTTTGTGGTCAAATTCCCTTCAAAGGtctgagaaaacaaataaaagtgaCAAGCACGGTGAGATGAACATAGACTATCTGTACCTTTACATAAAACCAACTTCCTGTGTGCTCTGAGCAGGATCTGTCTGGGAAATGTaagagctgctctgtgcacaCTGCCAAAATTTAGGTCCACACTGAGTCTC is part of the Calypte anna isolate BGI_N300 chromosome 19, bCalAnn1_v1.p, whole genome shotgun sequence genome and harbors:
- the RILP gene encoding rab-interacting lysosomal protein isoform X1 → MAEPLRRGAEPLWRTPPGRLAPTHIYRMAGALGAELRRLSGRFGPEAVAGLVPPVVRLLELLEALVAPAGTEGEAVAPAAGRQDAEDPEQRLWEAERWERALHTRLTRLEEQNRQLLSQLAESQSQEALETCLTREYSMVRKEREVMLRLKEVVDKQRDELRAQAHEIVCKSRDTEALQEQLHRFMAMNEELRHKVAVVQAQLKSALEKKSDLEAALLQSQREESRRSRTTSEAQKLKPSLEGAPEPMEEPQHQEMDVGRSPADCCFSKEELQQILQERNELKTNLFLVQEELAYYQRELLNEERFPSFFLDAMKSTVKRQRKKIRAKMLGTVEESESSEEDEGSWVPAHGTDCVDAQPPESKIRSFFGLWYQGNSNDPPTSSCSGAWEIIDSLDTQLELESESEPAASSPHRASPPL
- the RILP gene encoding rab-interacting lysosomal protein isoform X2, with protein sequence MAEPLRRGAEPLWRTPPGRLAPTHIYRMAGALGAELRRLSGRFGPEAVAGLVPPVVRLLELLEALVAPAGTEGEAVAPAAGRQDAEDPEQRLWEAERWERALHTRLTRLEEQNRQLLSQLAESQSQEDSMVRKEREVMLRLKEVVDKQRDELRAQAHEIVCKSRDTEALQEQLHRFMAMNEELRHKVAVVQAQLKSALEKKSDLEAALLQSQREESRRSRTTSEAQKLKPSLEGAPEPMEEPQHQEMDVGRSPADCCFSKEELQQILQERNELKTNLFLVQEELAYYQRELLNEERFPSFFLDAMKSTVKRQRKKIRAKMLGTVEESESSEEDEGSWVPAHGTDCVDAQPPESKIRSFFGLWYQGNSNDPPTSSCSGAWEIIDSLDTQLELESESEPAASSPHRASPPL
- the RILP gene encoding rab-interacting lysosomal protein isoform X3, with the protein product MAEPLRRGAEPLWRTPPGRLAPTHIYRMAGALGAELRRLSGRFGPEAVAGLVPPVVRLLELLEALVAPAGTEGEAVAPAAGRQDAEDPEQRLWEAERWERALHTRLTRLEEQNRQLLSQLAESQSQEALETCLTREYSMVRKEREVMLRLKEVVDKQRDELRAQAHEIVCKSRDTEALQEQLHRFMAMNEELRHKVAVVQAQLKSALEKKSDLEAALLQSQREESRRSRTTSEAQKLKPSLEGAPEPMEEPQHQEMDVGRSPADCCFSKEELQQILQERNELKTNLFLVQEELAYYQRELLNEERFPSFFLDAMKSTVKRQRKKIRAKMLGTVEESESSACLALA